One region of Ascaphus truei isolate aAscTru1 chromosome 13, aAscTru1.hap1, whole genome shotgun sequence genomic DNA includes:
- the LOC142464525 gene encoding olfactory receptor 226-like yields the protein MERNHVNNVTEFILVGFPTRPELQCVLFAVFLVTYVLTVMENMIIIVTIRLHSKLHKPMYYLLGNLSFLEIWYVTVTIPNLLGSFLTQSKRISFVACMTQLYFFMSLACTECVLLAVMAFDRYVAICIPLRYAAIMSNTLCLHMAIGSWFSGFFIAMIKVLFISRLTFCGPNVINHFFCDISPLLNLACTDMSLPEFVDFIMAMIVTLIPLTVIIVTYLCILRAVLRIPSTHGRQKAFSTCASHLTVVAIFYTTTLFIYARPRKISPYDRNKLVTIFYSVLTPLLNPVIYCLRNSEVKQALRKTLLR from the coding sequence ATGGAAAGGAATCATGTCAACAACGTCACTGAATTTATCCTTGTCGGGTTCCCCACACGTCCAGAGCTGCAGTGTGTCCTCTTCGCTGTGTTCCTCGTCACGTACGTGTTAACGGTTATGGAAAACATGATCATCATTGTAACAATCAGACTCCATTCTAAGCTCCACAAGCCCATGTATTATCTCCTGGGAAACCTGTCCTTCTTGGAAATATGGTACGTTACCGTCACTATACCCAACCTTCTGGGCAGCTTTCTGACGCAAAGCAAACGGATCTCTTTTGTGGCCTGCATGACTCAGTTGTATTTCTTCATGTCTTTGGCCTGCACTGAATGTGTACTTTTGGCAGTTATGGCATTTGACCGGTATGTTGCCATTTGCATCCCCCTACGCTATGCAGCCATCATGAGCAACACCCTCTGCCTCCATATGGCCATTGGATCTTGGTTCAGTGGTTTTTTCATTGCCATGATCAAAGTCCTTTTCATCTCCAGGTTGACTTTCTGTGGCCCCAATGTAATCAATCATTTCTTCTGTGATATTTCCCCACTGCTGAACTTGGCTTGCACGGACATGTCCCTCCCAGAGTTTGTGGATTTCATCATGGCCATGATAGTTACCCTGATACCACTAACAGTGATAATTGTCACCTATCTGTGCATCCTTCGAGCTGTCTTGAGGATCCCAAGCACCCACGGGCGACAGAAGGCTTTCTCTACCTGTGCTTCCCATCTCACCGTAGTTGCCATTTTTTATACAACAACACTGTTCATCTACGCAAGGCCAAGAAAGATCAGTCCCTACGATCGAAACAAATTGGTGACTATTTTTTATTCTGTGTTGACTCCACTCTTAAACCCAGTGATTTACTGCCTGAGAAACAGCGAGGTAAAACAGGCTTTGAGGAAGACACTTTTGAGATAA
- the LOC142464526 gene encoding olfactory receptor 226-like: protein MERNQVNNVTEFILVGFPTRPELQCVLFAVFLVTYVLTVMENMIIIVTIRLHSKLHKPMYYLLGNLSFLEIWYVTVTIPNLLGSLLTQSKRISFVACMTQLYNFISLACTECVLLAVMAFDRYVAICIPLRYAAIMSNTLCLQMAIGSWFGGFSIAMIKVIFISRLTFCGPNVINHFFCDISPLLNLSCTDMSFTELVDFILAMIVILIPLVMIIVTYLCILRAVLRIPSTHGRRKAFSTCASHLTVVIIFYATTLFIYARPRKASPFDRNKLVTIFYSVMTPLLNPVIYCLRNSEVKQALKKTLCR, encoded by the coding sequence ATGGAAAGGAATCAGGTTAACAACGTCACTGAATTTATCCTCGTCGGGTTCCCCACACGTCCAGAGCTGCAGTGTGTCCTCTTCGCTGTGTTCCTCGTCACGTACGTGTTAACGGTTATGGAAAACATGATCATCATTGTAACAATCAGACTCCATTCTAAGCTCCACAAGCCCATGTATTATCTCCTGGGAAACCTGTCCTTCTTGGAAATATGGTACGTTACCGTCACTATACCCAACCTTCTGGGCAGCTTACTGACGCAAAGCAAACGGATCTCTTTTGTGGCCTGCATGACTCAGTTGTACAATTTCATATCTTTGGCCTGCACTGAATGTGTACTTCTGGCAGTTATGGCATTTGACCGGTATGTTGCCATTTGCATCCCCCTACGCTATGCAGCCATCATGAGCAACACCCTCTGCCTCCAGATGGCCATTGGATCTTGGTTCGGTGGTTTTTCAATTGCCATGATCAAAGTCATTTTCATCTCCAGGTTGACGTTCTGTGGCCCCAATGTGATCAATCATTTCTTCTGTGATATTTCCCCACTGCTGAACTTGTCCTGTACGGACATGTCCTTCACCGAGCTTGTGGATTTCATCCTGGCCATGATAGTAATCCTGATCCCACTAGTCATGATAATTGTCACCTATCTGTGCATCCTTCGAGCTGTCTTGAGGATCCCAAGCACCCACGGGCGACGGAAGGCTTTCTCTACCTGTGCTTCCCATCTCACAGTAGTTATTATATTTTATGCAACAACACTGTTCATCTACGCAAGGCCAAGAAAGGCCAGTCCCTTTGATAGAAACAAATTGGTGACTATTTTTTATTCTGTGATGACTCCACTCTTAAACCCAGTGATTTACTGCCTGAGAAACAGCGAGGTAAAACAGGCTTTGAAGAAGACTCTTTGTAGATAG